A segment of the Sphingomonas cannabina genome:
CCGGCTCGACATCCGCGCGCCCACCGCGGGCCTGATCCTCACCCGTCAGGTCGAGCCGGGCCAGATCGTCAGCTCCGGCAGCGGCACGCTGTTCCGCATGGCGATGGACGGCAAGATGGAGATGCGCGCCCAGCTGAGCGAGGCCGACATCCAGCGGCTCCACGTCGGCATCCCGGCCGAGGTGCGCCCGGTCGGCACCGACAAGGTGTTCCGCGGCACCATCTGGCAGATCTCGCCGGTGATCGACCCGCAGACGCGCCAGGGCATCGCCCGCATCGAGCTCGCCTATGATCCGGCGCTGCGTCCGGGCGGCTTCGCCTCGGTCCAGGTCGTCTCCGGTGCGGCGGTGGCGCCGCTGCTGCCGCAGTCCGCGGTTCAGAGCGACGTCACCGGCAATTTCGTCTATATCATCGACGACAAGAATCAGGCGGTACGGCGCAACGTGACCACCGGCGAGGTCTCGGACGAGGGCATTGCCATCACCAGCGGGCTTTCGGGCACCGAGCGGGTGGTGCTGACCGCCGGCGCGTTCCTCAATCCGGGGCAGAAGGTCATTCCGGTCCTCAAGAAGGCGGAGCAGGCGAAACCATGAGCTTCCGGAACATCTCGGCCTGGTCGATCCGGAACCCTGTTCCGCCGATCGTCCTCTTCCTGTTCCTCACCATCGCCGGGCTGGTCAGCTTCTGGCGGATGGACGTCAACAACGATCCGGACATCGATTTCCCGATCGTGTGGATCTCGATCTCGCAGCCGGGTGCGGCGCCGAGCGAGCTCGAGACGCAGATCACGCAGCAGGTCGAATCGGCGGTGCGCAGCCTTCAGGGCATCGACGAGATCAACTCGACGGTGACCGAGGGCCAGTCGCAGACGATCGTCCAGCTCGACATCGGCATGCCGGTCGACCGCGCGGTCGAGGACGTGCGCAGCGCCATCCAGCAGATCCGCGGCAACCTGCCCGACGGCATCCTGGAGCCGCAGATCGGCCGCGTCGACACGTCGAGCGACAATGACGTCGCCAGCTTCACCGCGCTCGCGCCCGACATGACGGTCGAGCAATTGAGCTGGTACATCGACAACACGGTGCGCAAGGAGCTGCTGTCGATCTCCGGCATGTCGGCGGTGAACCGCAACGGCGGCGTCGACCGCGAGATCCGGGTGATTCTCCACCCCGACAAGCTCCAGTCCTATGGCCTCACCGCCAGCCAGGTGAACCAGCAGCTTCGCCAGGTGAATCTCGACGCGGCGGGCGGCAAGGCGGAGATTTCCGGCTTCGAGCAGGCGGTGCGCGTGCTCGGCAACGCCAAGGATGCCTATACGCTCGGCCAGACCCAGATCGCGGTGGGCGGCGGGCGCACGATCCGCCTGTCCGACATCGCCGACGTCAAGGACCTCTACGCCGAGCAGAAGAGCTTTGCGCGCTTCAACGGCAACCAGGTGATCTCGTTCGACATCCAGCGCGCCAAGGGCGCGTCGGACGTCACCGTGTTCCACGCCGCCGAGAAGAAGCTGAAGGAGCTCGAGAAGACCAATCCCAAGGTCCATTTCGAGCTCCTGTTCAACCAGAGCAAATACGCCGAGGAGCAGTTCCACACCGCCATGGAGGCGATGGTGGAGGGCGCGGTGCTGGCGGTGCTGGTGGTGCTGCTGTTCCTGCGCGACTGGCGCGCGACGATCATCTCGGCGCTGGCGATCCCGCTGTCGGCGATCCCGAGCTTCTGGTTCATGGACCTGATGGGCTTCACGCTCAACCAGATGACCTTGCTCGCGCTCAGCCTGGTCGCGGGCGTGCTGGTCGACGACGCGATCGTCGAGATCGAGAACATCGTGCGCCACATGCGCATGGGCAAGTCGGCCTATCAGGCCTCGATCGACGCCGCCGACGAGATCGGCATCGCCGTGCTCGCCACCACCATGTCGATCGTCGCGGTGTTCCTGCCGGTCGGCCTGATGCCGGGCATCTCGGGCCAGTTCTTCAAGAATTTCGGCCTCACCGTCGTCGCGTCGGTGCTGATGAGCCTGGCGGTCGCGCGCATGGTGACGCCGATGGTCGCGGCCTATTTCCTCAAGGCGCACGGCCATGCCGAGCACGCCGGCGGACCGGTGATGGGCGGCTACCTCAAGCTGCTCAGCTGGACGCTGCGCCACCGCTGGTCGGCGGTGGTCGCGGGCATGATCGCGCTCGGGCTCACCATCTGGCTCGCCTTCTCGGGCGTGATCCCGATGACCTTCCAGCCCGAGCAGGACCAGGACGACGTCACCGCGACGATCGAGATGGTGCCGGGCACCTCGCTCGAGCAGACCCAGGCGGTGGTGACGCGCGTCGCCAACCTGCTGCGCCGCGAGCCGGCCGTGGAGAGCGTCTATGAGCGCGCCTTCGTCGGCAACGGCCGCGTGATCGCGATGCTCAAGAAGAAGCGCGACGAGAAGAGCACGCAGTTCGAGCGCCGGCTGGCGCCCGAGCTGCTCAAGATCCCCGATGCGCGCGTCGGCTTCCGCTCGCAGTTCGGCTGGGGATCGAGCGGTCGCGACCTCACCATCACGCTCGGCGGCGAGGATCCCAAGCTCTTGACCCAGACCGCGCTCACGCTGGTCAACCAGATGTCGGGCATGAAGCAGGTGGTGGCGCCGCGCATCGCCGGCGACCTCAACCGGCCGGAGATCGTGATCCGCCCGCGGCTCGACCTGGCGGCCGATCTCGGCGTGACCACGGCGGCGCTCAGCAACGCGATCCGCATCGCGACGCTCGGCGACATCGACCAGAACAGCGCGAAGTTCTCGCTGTCGGATCGCCAGATCCCGATCCGCGTGGCGTTGCAGGAAAGCGCGCGGGCGCGGCTGTCGACGATCAAGAACCTGCCGGTGGCGACCGAGAACGGCGGTTCGGTGCCGCTCGGCGTCGTCGCCGACATCGGCTTCGGCGCCGGCCCGACCAAGATCGAGCGTCTCAACCTGCAGCGCCGCCTGATCGTGGGCGCCGACCTCGCCCAGAACCCGGCGACCGGCAAGCCCTATGTCTCGGGCGACGTGATGAAGCAGATCCACGCGCTGCCGATCATGAAGAACCTGCCGGTGGGTGTCGGCGAGCTCACCGTCGGCCAGGCCAAGTGGCAGGCGGAGATGATCACCAACTTCCTGATCGCGCTGGCGTCGGGCGTGTTCCTGGTGTTCGCGGTGTTGGTGCTGCTCTACCGCAGCTTCATGTCGCCGCTGGTCAACATGGGCTCGCTGTTGCTGGCGCCGTTGGGCGGCCTGATCGCGCTGGCGATCGTCGGGGAGCCCTTGTCGATGCCGGTGCTGATCGGCGTGCTGATGCTGTTCGGCATCGTCGCCAAGAACTCGATCCTGCTGATCGACTTCGCGCTGGAGGAGATGAACAAGGGCGTCGACATGTTCACCGCGCTGGTCGACGCCGGGCACAAGCGCGCCCAGCCGATCGTGATGACCACGGTGGCAATGGTCGCCGGCATGGTGCCGACCGCGCTGTCGCTGTCCGGCGACTCGTCGTGGCGCGCGCCGATGGGCACGACGGTGATCGGCGGCCTGATCCTCTCGACCGTGCTGACGCTGGTGATCGTGCCGGCGAGCTTCAGCCTGGCAGTGGGGATCGAGCGCTGGATCGGGCCGAAGCTCGGCCGCCGCCTGCTCACCTATCGTCCGGGCGACGACGGCAAGCCGGTGATCGAGCATCAGCCGGGCGGACGCATCGGGCACAAGCCCGGCGACGGCGAGATTCAGCCGGCGGAATGAGAGTCTGTTTGTAAAGGCGGCACCGGCCCGCTCCCCCACCCGGCCACCCAACGGCAGTATCTTATGGGTGGCCGGGTGGGGGAGCGGGCCGGTGCCGCCGAAATGCGCCGTCAGGCGCATTTCCAAACAGACTATAAGAGATGCTTGAACAATCCCCGGTTTCGGGGATTGTTTCGGGCATGACGCTCGCGCCGCGCGCTCTCAACCTCAACGGAAGCGCGGCGCCGCCTGCGCTGAGGCGGATGCGGCTGGTCGCGACCGGGCTGTTGGTGGCGATGGCCGGCGTCTATCTCGCCGCGCGCTATTTCCAGCCGGTGCATCCGGCGATGGGTTTCGTCCGCGCCTTTGCCGAGGCGGCGATGGTCGGCGGCCTCGCCGACTGGTTCGCGGTGACGGCGCTGTTCCGCCATCCGCTCGGGCTGCCGATTCCGCACACGGCGATCATTCCCAGGAACAAGGATCGCATCGCCGGCGCGCTCGCCGCGTTCCTGCGCGACAATTTCCTGATCCCGCGCGTGGTGGCGCGGCGGATGCAGCGGGTCGACCTCGCCGGTGCGGCGGGGCGCTGGCTGGCCAATCCTTCGCCATCGGGAGAGGGCAAACTGCGGCGCGGTGCGAGCCGGCTCGCCGCCGACGTGCTCGAATCGCTCGACCAGGAGCGATTGGGCGGCATGGTACGCGGCGCGCTGGCGGGGCGGCTGCGCGCGCTCGACGTGGCGCCGCTGCTGGGACAGGCGCTTGCCGCGGCGATCGCCGACAACCGCCATGTGCCGCTGCTCGACGGCATCATCCGCTGGGCAGGGCGCGTGGTCGAGGCGAACGAGCCGATCGTCCGCGACATGGTGCGCCAGCGCGCCGGCGCGGTGCTGCGCTGGACCGGGCTCGACGCGACGCTGGCCAACGCGATCCTGGACGGCCTCACCAAGCTGGTCACCGAGATGGCCGAGAACCCGGACCATCCCCTGCGTGAAAAGGCGGAGGAGGGGCTGGCGAAGCTCGCCGACGATCTCCAGCACGATCCGGCGATGCAGGAGCGGGTGGCGGCGTTCAAGGACGAGCTGCTCGACAATCCCGCGCTCGCCGATTGGTGGCAGGGCGTGTGGGAGCAGCTGCGCGCGGCGATGCTCAAGGCCGCGCGCGATCCCGATGCGGTGATCGCCGGCCGCTTCGGCGAGGCGCTGCGCCAGCTCGGCACCACGCTGCAGCAGGACGCGAAGCTCGCCGCGACGATCAACCGCTTCGCCCGCCGCGCTGCGGTCGGCACGGCGGCCGACTATGGCGACGCAATCGTGCGGCTGGTGTCGGACACGATCCGCGGCTGGGACGCGCGTACCATCACCGGGCGGCTCGAGAATGCCGTCGGCCGCGACCTCCAGTATATCCGCATCAACGGCACGCTCGTCGGTGGTCTGGTGGGTGTGCTGATCCACACGGTGGATGTGGCGCTGTGATCTACGCACTCTCCCGCCATGCCGGACTTGTTCCGGCATCCACGGTGCAACAATGCACGGCACTATGCAGGGATGGGTGGACCCCGGAACAAGTCCGGGGTGACGGATGGGGCGAGGGGCTAGCGCCAATCCAGAATCGGCCAGCCCCGCTGCGTCGCCAACGTGCGGAGCGGACCGTGCGCATTCACCGCGAATGGCTCGTCGGCCCATTCCAATGCCGGCGCATCGGAGACATGGTCGCTGTAGAAGCGGATATGGGCGTCGTCCCGCGCGATCCCCTGCGCCGTCAGCCACGCCTCGATCATCCGGAGCTTGGCGGGGCCGTAGCAATTCTCGCCGGCGATGCGCGGCAGGATCGCGTCGTCAGGGCCGCGCTCGCTGCCGGTCGCGATCACGTCGTCGAAGCCCAGCCGCTTGGCGATCGCGCCGACGTAGAAGGCATAGGATGCGGTCGCCATCACCAGCCGGTAGCCGGCACCGCGATCCTCCGCGATCCGGCGTCGCGCGCCATCGAGCACGCCGCGCGCGAGCAACTGGTCGGCGAAACCCTCCGCCAGCGCCTCCGCCTGCGCCGTGGCCAGCGACCGGCCCAGCATCCAGCGCTGCGTCGCCTGCTTGAGGCCGGCGCGGTCGATCAGCCGCGCGCCATAGGCGAGCGTCGCCAGCCCCGCCGCCGGCCACATCACCGTCCGCCACCGCCCACTGCGCGCCACCGCGAAGCGCAGGAAACGCGTCCAGGTGGGATCGCGCGTGATCGTCTTGTCCATGTCGTAGATGGCGATGCGATGCGGCATGAGGGCGCGCTTCGCACCCTTCTCCTTGCGGCGCCAGCCGAATGTAGTGCAAGGACGGCGCGATGAGCGCACCGGCCGACTTCGTCGAGGATGCCGCCGACGGCGGGACGCTGCGCTTTTCCGGCAATCTGTCGCTCGCGTGCCTCGGCGACGTGCCCGAACGGCTGAATGCGCTGACGGGCGAGGTGAAGCGGATCGACCTCTCCGGCATCGATCGCATCGACACGATCGGCGCCTGGGTGATCCATCGTTTCGCGCGCGATCGCGGCGCCAGCGTCGACGGGCTCTCCGCCGACGGGAAGCACCTGCTCGACCAGGTCGAGAACGCCGACCAGCCGATCGCGATGCCGGAGCGCCCGCTGCCGGCGTTCCTGCGCGTGATTGCGCAGGTCGGCGAAGCGATCATCACCGCGGCCAAGACGCTGGTCGGCCTGCTCGGCTTCATGGGCGCGACCGTGCTCGCGTTCCTGACGCTGATCCGCCATCCTTCGCGCTTCCGCTTCAACGCGACGGTGCAGCGGTTCGAGGTGGTCGGCGTCACCGCGCTCGGCATCATCGGGCTGATGAGCTTCCTGATCGGCATCGTCATCGCCCAGCAGGGCGCGGTGCAGCTGCGCCAGTTCGGCGCCGAGGTGTTCACGATCAACCTGGTCGGCCGCATCACGCTGCGCGAACTCGGCGTGCTGATGACCGCGATCATGGTCGCCGGCCGCTCGGGCTCGGCCTTCGCGGCGCAGATCGGCACGATGAAGCTGACCGAGGAGATCGACGCGATGCGCACGATCGGCGTGTCGCCGATGGAGGCGCTGGTGGTGCCGCGCACGCTGGCGGCGGTGCTGATGATGCCGCTGCTCGGCTTCTATTCCTCGGTGATCGCGATCATCGGCGGCGGCTTGTTGTGCTGGGTCAGCCTCGACATCCCACCCGTCACCTTCGTCCAGCGCATCCGCGAGGTGGTGCCGATCACCGACCTCTACGTCGGCCTGGTCAAGGCGCCGGTGTTCGGCGCGATCATCGCCATCGCCGGCTGCTTCCAGGGGATGCAGGTCGAGGGCGACGCCGAACAGGTCGGCGCCCGCACCACCGCCGCCGTGGTGCAGGCGATCTTCCTGGTGATCGTGCTCGACGCCTTCTTCGCCGTCTTCTTCACCTGGATCGGCTGG
Coding sequences within it:
- a CDS encoding efflux RND transporter permease subunit; its protein translation is MSFRNISAWSIRNPVPPIVLFLFLTIAGLVSFWRMDVNNDPDIDFPIVWISISQPGAAPSELETQITQQVESAVRSLQGIDEINSTVTEGQSQTIVQLDIGMPVDRAVEDVRSAIQQIRGNLPDGILEPQIGRVDTSSDNDVASFTALAPDMTVEQLSWYIDNTVRKELLSISGMSAVNRNGGVDREIRVILHPDKLQSYGLTASQVNQQLRQVNLDAAGGKAEISGFEQAVRVLGNAKDAYTLGQTQIAVGGGRTIRLSDIADVKDLYAEQKSFARFNGNQVISFDIQRAKGASDVTVFHAAEKKLKELEKTNPKVHFELLFNQSKYAEEQFHTAMEAMVEGAVLAVLVVLLFLRDWRATIISALAIPLSAIPSFWFMDLMGFTLNQMTLLALSLVAGVLVDDAIVEIENIVRHMRMGKSAYQASIDAADEIGIAVLATTMSIVAVFLPVGLMPGISGQFFKNFGLTVVASVLMSLAVARMVTPMVAAYFLKAHGHAEHAGGPVMGGYLKLLSWTLRHRWSAVVAGMIALGLTIWLAFSGVIPMTFQPEQDQDDVTATIEMVPGTSLEQTQAVVTRVANLLRREPAVESVYERAFVGNGRVIAMLKKKRDEKSTQFERRLAPELLKIPDARVGFRSQFGWGSSGRDLTITLGGEDPKLLTQTALTLVNQMSGMKQVVAPRIAGDLNRPEIVIRPRLDLAADLGVTTAALSNAIRIATLGDIDQNSAKFSLSDRQIPIRVALQESARARLSTIKNLPVATENGGSVPLGVVADIGFGAGPTKIERLNLQRRLIVGADLAQNPATGKPYVSGDVMKQIHALPIMKNLPVGVGELTVGQAKWQAEMITNFLIALASGVFLVFAVLVLLYRSFMSPLVNMGSLLLAPLGGLIALAIVGEPLSMPVLIGVLMLFGIVAKNSILLIDFALEEMNKGVDMFTALVDAGHKRAQPIVMTTVAMVAGMVPTALSLSGDSSWRAPMGTTVIGGLILSTVLTLVIVPASFSLAVGIERWIGPKLGRRLLTYRPGDDGKPVIEHQPGGRIGHKPGDGEIQPAE
- a CDS encoding HAD family hydrolase, whose protein sequence is MPHRIAIYDMDKTITRDPTWTRFLRFAVARSGRWRTVMWPAAGLATLAYGARLIDRAGLKQATQRWMLGRSLATAQAEALAEGFADQLLARGVLDGARRRIAEDRGAGYRLVMATASYAFYVGAIAKRLGFDDVIATGSERGPDDAILPRIAGENCYGPAKLRMIEAWLTAQGIARDDAHIRFYSDHVSDAPALEWADEPFAVNAHGPLRTLATQRGWPILDWR
- a CDS encoding DUF445 domain-containing protein, whose product is MRLVATGLLVAMAGVYLAARYFQPVHPAMGFVRAFAEAAMVGGLADWFAVTALFRHPLGLPIPHTAIIPRNKDRIAGALAAFLRDNFLIPRVVARRMQRVDLAGAAGRWLANPSPSGEGKLRRGASRLAADVLESLDQERLGGMVRGALAGRLRALDVAPLLGQALAAAIADNRHVPLLDGIIRWAGRVVEANEPIVRDMVRQRAGAVLRWTGLDATLANAILDGLTKLVTEMAENPDHPLREKAEEGLAKLADDLQHDPAMQERVAAFKDELLDNPALADWWQGVWEQLRAAMLKAARDPDAVIAGRFGEALRQLGTTLQQDAKLAATINRFARRAAVGTAADYGDAIVRLVSDTIRGWDARTITGRLENAVGRDLQYIRINGTLVGGLVGVLIHTVDVAL
- a CDS encoding ABC transporter permease, encoding MSAPADFVEDAADGGTLRFSGNLSLACLGDVPERLNALTGEVKRIDLSGIDRIDTIGAWVIHRFARDRGASVDGLSADGKHLLDQVENADQPIAMPERPLPAFLRVIAQVGEAIITAAKTLVGLLGFMGATVLAFLTLIRHPSRFRFNATVQRFEVVGVTALGIIGLMSFLIGIVIAQQGAVQLRQFGAEVFTINLVGRITLRELGVLMTAIMVAGRSGSAFAAQIGTMKLTEEIDAMRTIGVSPMEALVVPRTLAAVLMMPLLGFYSSVIAIIGGGLLCWVSLDIPPVTFVQRIREVVPITDLYVGLVKAPVFGAIIAIAGCFQGMQVEGDAEQVGARTTAAVVQAIFLVIVLDAFFAVFFTWIGWI